A genomic region of Sander lucioperca isolate FBNREF2018 chromosome 6, SLUC_FBN_1.2, whole genome shotgun sequence contains the following coding sequences:
- the ano7 gene encoding anoctamin-7 isoform X1, which produces MMRRGEQREDGATLIAMESEPDKSYGSITTNAPVKPPDRNVFSDGSTRVDFVLVWEEPINSQKEESTGVSPAHRKWREVFLNKLRVSGLLLEQKDILQTKTKISFVLLSAPWSVLCFYAEEISLRVPLQVVTAPIINWSEHFLSRLSLPNPLSQDVPNPPPDYFTCQFRNNKLQRFLGSEDRDTFFKTTQRHQVLYEILARTPYGSVKKGEVGIDRLLSEKVFSAAYPLHEGGFQPPTPPVPPESFGLRQILYSYWATWSSWRRYQPLDHIREYFGEKIALYFAWLGCYTGWLLPASLVGTVIFLFGFWLMATDVPAKELCDSGDSFIMCPLCNICTHWNYSSICLSFKAGVLFDNGGTVFLSVFMSLWAVTFLEYWKRTCSALSHRWDCSEFEDIEERPRPEFTAMAPMTMRNPVTGAEEPYFPENKRLNRTLTGCMVIIVMVAVVLMFLIAIILYRTILSIIIAKSNNFLSFSAARIASLSGSVLNLLAILMLSKVYTSLAHILTRWEMHRTQTKYEDMFILKVFIFQFVNFYSSPVYIAFFKGSFVGYPGNYNTLLGVRNEDCGAGGCLIELAQELLVIMVGKQLINNIQEFIMPKMMSWWQKRKMRPRLKEVKEEEEREEEREEEREEEREEEEKVSPWEEDYQLLLCEGLFSEYLEMVIQFGFITIFVAACPLAPLFALVNNWVEIRLDAQKFVTEYRRPVAERAQDIGIWFPIMQLITHMAVLANAFLIAFTSSFLPRLYYRYTRDSTLSGFINFSLATSPRNYSRQHTPCRYRGFRDQDGKYLPEYFHLLAIRLAFVIVFEHVVFSVGRLIDLMVPDVPEDVEVKIKREHYMAKEALAENQSLGKSMFDGDLDVLSRELRQRGSSALRPLQTDSPPPNLTEIPEEPNTPHSC; this is translated from the exons ATTTCGTGTTGGTGTGGGAGGAGCCTATAAACTCGCAGAAGGAGGAGAGCACAGGCGTTAGCCCCGCCCACAGGAAGTGGCGGGAGGTGTTTCTGAATAAACTGCGAGTCTCCGGACTGCTGCTGGAGCAG AAAGACATCCTGCAGACGAAGACCAAGATCAGTTTCGTGCTGCTCAGCGCTCCGTGGAGCGTCCTGTGTTTCTACGCCGAGGAGATCAGCCTCAGAGTCCCTCTGCAG GTGGTCACCGCTCCGATCATTAACTGGTCCGAGCACTTCCTGTCCCGGCTGTCCCTCCCCAACCCTCTGTCTCAGGACGTCCCGAACCCCCCACCAGACTACTTCACCTGCCAGTTCAGGAACAACAAGCTGCAGAG GTTTCTGGGCAGCGAGGACAGAGATACTTTCTTCAAGACGACTCAGAGACACCAGGTG CTGTATGAGATCCTGGCCCGGACTCCGTACGGTTCGGTGAAGAAGGGCGAGGTGGGAATCGACCGGCTGCTGAGTGAGAAGGTCTTCTCTGCTGCCTACCCGCTGCATGAG GGCGGTTTCCAGCCCCCGACCCCCCCGGTGCCCCCCGAGTCCTTCGGTCTGAGACAGATCCTGTACTCGTACTGGGCCACATGGTCGTCATGGAGACGCTACCAGCCTCTGGATCACATCCGGGAATACTTTGGGGAGAAGATAGCACTGTACTTCGCCTGGCTCG gttgCTACACCGGCTGGCTGCTACCGGCGTCTCTGGTTGGGACCGTGATCTTCCTGTTTGGGTTCTGGCTCATGGCCACCGATGTTCCCGC gaaggAGTTGTGTGACAGTGGGGACAGCTTCATCATGTGTCCTCTCTGTAACATCTGCACCCACTGGAACTACTCCAGCATCTGTCTCTCCTTCAAG gcCGGTGTCCTGTTTGATAACGGAGGAACAGTGTTTCTCAGTGTCTTCATGTCTCTGTGGGCCGTCACCTTTCTGGAGTACTGGAAGAGAACTTGTTCGGCTCTGTCTCACCGCTGGGATTGCTCCGAGTTCGAGGACATCGAG GAGCGACCGCGTCCAGAGTTCACCGCCATGGCGCCGATGACCATGAGGAACCCGGTTACCGGAGCAGAGGAACCCTACTTTCCTGAAAACAAACGGCTCAACAGAACTCTGACCGGCTGCATGGTCATCATTGTTATG GTTGCTGTGGTGCTGATGTTCCTCATCGCCATCATTCTGTATCGCACGATCCTGAGCATCATCATCGCCAAGTCTAACAACTTCTTATCGTTCTCT gctGCGAGGATAGCCAGTCTTTCAGGATCTGTGTTGAACCTGTTGGCCATCCTCATGTTGTCCAAAGTTTACACCTCTCTGGCCCACATCCTCACACGCTGGG aGATGCATCGGACTCAGACTAAATATGAAGACATGTTCATCCTCAAAGTTTTCATCTTCCAGTTCGTCAACTTCTACTCATCACCAGTTTACATCGCCTTCTTCAAAGGCAG tTTCGTTGGTTACCCTGGAAACTACAACACTCTGCTTGGAGTCCGTAACGAAGAC TGTGGAGCCGGTGGATGTCTGATTGAACTGGCTCAGGAGCTGCTGGTCATCATGGTCggaaaacagctgatcaacaaCATCCAGGAGTTCATCATGcc GAAGATGATGTCCTGGTGGCAGAAGAGGAAGATGCGTCCTCGGCTGAAGGAggtgaaggaggaggaagagagggaggaagagagggaggaagagagggaggaagagagggaggaagaggagaaagttTCTCCCTGGGAGGAAGACTACCAACTGCTGCTCTGCGAGGGACTCTTCAGTGAATACCTGGAGATGG TGATCCAGTTTGGTTTCATCACCATCTTCGTGGCGGCGTGCCCTCTCGCTCCGCTCTTCGCTCTGGTTAATAACTGGGTGGAGATCCGTCTGGACGCTCAGAAGTTTGTGACTGAGTATCGCCGCCCGGTGGCTGAGCGAGCGCAGGACATCGGCATCTGGTTTCCCATCATGCAGCTGATCACGCACATGGCCGTGCTCGCCAAt GCTTTCCTCATAGCGTTCACGTCGTCCTTCCTGCCTCGCCTCTACTACCGCTACACAAGAGACAGCACACTCAGCGGCTTCATCAACTTCAGCCTGGCAACGTCACCGCGCAACTACAGCCGGCAACACACACCctgcag GTATCGGGGGTTCAGGGATCAGGACGGCAAATACCTCCCTGAGTACTTTCACCTTCTCGCCATACGACTCGCTTTCGTCATCGTGTTCGAG CATGTGGTCTTCTCTGTTGGTCGTCTGATCGACCTGATGGTCCCTGACGTCCCCGAGGACGTGGAGGTGAAGATAAAGCGGGAACACTACATGGCTAAAGAGGCGCTGGCTGAGAACCAG TCTTTGGGGAAATCCATGTTTGATGGTGATCTGGATGTCCTGTCCAGAGAACTGCGACAGCGTGGATCCAGCGCCTTGCGACCGCTACAGACTGACTCTCCGCCACCAAACCTGACAGAGATCCCAGAGGAGCCCAACACACCACACAGCTGCTGA